Proteins encoded within one genomic window of Haloimpatiens massiliensis:
- a CDS encoding amidohydrolase, whose amino-acid sequence MDIESLKMLALEAIDKNRDKILSIGRKIYDNPELGYKEVNTTKLVAETFKELGFSVEENIVVTGCRARTGNYDLPRVAVIGEMDCISCKEHPNSKETGEFHGCGHNMQIAGLIGSAIGLVSSGVLEELKGNVDFIAVPAEEFIEIEYKESLRKKGKIEFFGGKQEMIRRGYFDDVNIAMMFHSLDVGENKALVGTVSNGFIGKRIRFIGKPSHAGSAPDKGVNALNAAMLAINNVHAQRETFKEEDKVRVHPIITKGGDVVNVVPSEVVMECYVRSRTVEGMMDANKKVDRALRAGAIAVGAAVEITDIPGYFPILKYDYLDNIFKNNLETLGLEGKITEQGDFTGSFDFGDLSQLMPTLHPMIGGISGSLHSTEYKIVDEELAYIISSKAMAMTVIDLLYNNSEKSQEILKSFTPPMTKEQYLSKLRDIRKNKFFE is encoded by the coding sequence ATGGACATTGAAAGTTTAAAAATGCTTGCTTTAGAAGCAATAGACAAGAATAGAGATAAAATTTTAAGCATAGGAAGAAAAATTTACGATAATCCTGAGTTAGGATATAAGGAAGTTAACACAACTAAATTAGTGGCGGAAACTTTTAAGGAGTTAGGTTTTAGTGTGGAAGAAAATATAGTGGTTACGGGTTGTAGAGCTAGAACTGGAAATTACGATCTTCCTAGGGTTGCGGTAATTGGAGAAATGGATTGTATTTCTTGTAAGGAGCATCCTAATTCAAAAGAAACAGGTGAGTTTCATGGATGTGGTCACAATATGCAAATTGCAGGACTTATAGGAAGTGCTATTGGTTTAGTTTCATCAGGTGTTTTAGAAGAATTAAAGGGAAATGTTGATTTTATAGCTGTTCCAGCAGAGGAGTTTATAGAGATTGAGTATAAAGAATCTCTGAGAAAAAAGGGTAAGATAGAGTTCTTTGGTGGAAAACAAGAGATGATAAGAAGAGGATATTTTGATGATGTAAATATCGCCATGATGTTCCATTCACTAGACGTAGGAGAGAATAAAGCACTTGTTGGAACAGTAAGTAATGGCTTCATTGGTAAAAGAATACGATTTATCGGCAAACCTTCTCATGCAGGCTCAGCACCAGATAAAGGCGTAAATGCGCTTAATGCAGCTATGCTTGCTATAAATAATGTACATGCTCAAAGAGAAACTTTTAAAGAAGAGGACAAGGTTAGAGTACATCCTATAATTACAAAGGGGGGAGATGTGGTTAATGTTGTACCTTCTGAGGTAGTTATGGAATGTTACGTTAGGTCTAGAACTGTTGAAGGCATGATGGATGCAAATAAAAAGGTTGATAGAGCATTGAGAGCAGGTGCTATTGCTGTTGGAGCTGCGGTAGAAATAACAGATATACCTGGATATTTTCCTATATTAAAGTATGATTATTTAGATAATATATTTAAGAATAATTTAGAGACATTAGGGCTTGAAGGTAAAATTACTGAGCAGGGAGACTTTACAGGTTCCTTCGATTTTGGAGACTTATCACAACTTATGCCTACTCTCCATCCAATGATAGGAGGAATAAGTGGAAGTCTTCATAGCACTGAATATAAAATAGTTGATGAAGAACTGGCTTATATAATTTCTAGTAAAGCCATGGCTATGACTGTAATTGATCTTCTATATAATAATAGTGAAAAATCTCAAGAAATATTGAAAAGTTTTACACCCCCAATGACAAAAGAGCAATATCTATCAAAATTAAGAGATATTCGTAAGAATAAGTTTTTCGAATAA
- a CDS encoding M20/M25/M40 family metallo-hydrolase — MQINKERMLDNLLNMIKIDSVSLNEKSMADWIENYFKKRNAEVYRDNAGEKFGGNCGNILVYVKGDIQGEAICFATHMDTVEPGNGIKPIIDKNFIKSDGSTILAGDDKGGIAAILEAFEYIRENNIPHRDLYFMFSVCEEIGMLGAKNFDCNLLKTENVVVVDAAGPAGIIAYAAPAKEDIKANFIGKKAHAGIEPEKGINAIYIAAEAISNMKLGRIDEETTSNIGRIEGGGQTNIVTDEVMFTAEVRSHSMDKLKQQVDLIKESCINAAKKFGGKVELDIKRDYPNLKLSKDSFVFKHCVKAFELEKIQPKTVIIGGGSDANILAGKGYQCAIISCGMESVHTVEERLSIDDLCKTCSVIINLMK; from the coding sequence GTGCAGATTAATAAGGAAAGAATGCTTGATAATTTATTAAACATGATTAAAATAGATAGCGTTTCTCTTAATGAAAAAAGTATGGCGGATTGGATAGAAAATTATTTTAAGAAGAGAAATGCAGAGGTTTATAGAGATAATGCTGGAGAAAAATTTGGCGGTAATTGTGGAAATATATTGGTTTATGTAAAAGGTGACATTCAGGGTGAAGCTATATGTTTTGCTACTCATATGGATACTGTTGAACCTGGCAATGGCATCAAGCCAATAATAGATAAAAATTTTATTAAAAGTGATGGAAGTACAATTTTAGCTGGAGACGATAAGGGGGGAATTGCAGCAATTCTTGAGGCTTTTGAATACATAAGAGAAAATAATATTCCTCATAGAGATTTATATTTTATGTTTAGTGTTTGTGAAGAAATTGGAATGCTTGGAGCTAAGAATTTTGATTGTAATTTACTTAAAACTGAAAACGTTGTGGTAGTAGATGCAGCAGGTCCAGCAGGAATAATAGCGTATGCAGCTCCTGCAAAGGAGGATATAAAGGCTAACTTTATAGGTAAAAAAGCTCATGCTGGCATTGAACCAGAAAAAGGAATTAATGCTATATATATTGCAGCTGAAGCTATATCAAATATGAAACTTGGAAGAATAGATGAGGAAACTACATCTAATATAGGACGTATAGAGGGGGGTGGACAAACTAACATAGTTACAGATGAAGTTATGTTTACTGCAGAAGTAAGATCTCATAGTATGGATAAATTAAAGCAACAGGTTGATTTAATAAAAGAATCTTGTATTAATGCAGCTAAAAAGTTTGGTGGAAAAGTAGAATTAGATATTAAAAGGGATTATCCTAATTTAAAACTTTCTAAGGATTCTTTTGTATTTAAACACTGTGTTAAGGCCTTTGAACTAGAGAAAATTCAGCCTAAAACAGTGATAATAGGTGGAGGTAGTGATGCTAATATTCTTGCAGGAAAAGGATACCAATGTGCAATAATCAGCTGTGGAATGGAAAGTGTTCATACTGTGGAGGAACGATTGAGCATTGATGATTTATGCAAGACATGTTCAGTGATAATTAATTTAATGAAATAG
- a CDS encoding DUF5058 family protein, giving the protein MEYLKIANHPFMWVAAGLAVAVVVVQAVIFFTKSYKAGKEIGLTDKQMKSAVKSSAISSIGPSLVILIGMVSLIVVMGGPISWMRLSFIGSVTYELMAAGFGADAMGVTLGKAGMNNVVYTNAVWTMVLGSLGWLIFTFLFTHKMDKLNNVLSNGKKAMVPIISAGAMLGSFAYFNADRILKFDNGSVACISGLIIMAVLTYLNNEKGVKWLKDWALSIAMFGGMIIGAFF; this is encoded by the coding sequence ATGGAATACTTAAAAATTGCAAATCATCCATTTATGTGGGTAGCAGCAGGGTTAGCAGTGGCTGTTGTAGTAGTACAAGCAGTTATATTCTTTACTAAATCCTATAAAGCAGGTAAGGAAATAGGATTAACGGACAAACAAATGAAATCAGCAGTTAAAAGTAGTGCTATATCTTCAATAGGACCTTCACTAGTAATACTCATTGGTATGGTATCACTAATAGTGGTAATGGGAGGACCTATTTCATGGATGAGATTGTCCTTTATAGGATCTGTTACATATGAATTAATGGCAGCAGGTTTTGGTGCAGACGCCATGGGGGTCACACTAGGAAAAGCAGGAATGAATAATGTAGTATATACAAATGCAGTTTGGACTATGGTACTTGGATCTTTAGGGTGGCTAATCTTTACTTTCTTATTTACTCATAAAATGGACAAATTAAATAATGTATTATCAAATGGAAAAAAGGCAATGGTTCCTATAATTTCGGCTGGAGCTATGTTAGGATCTTTTGCATATTTTAATGCAGATAGAATATTAAAATTTGATAATGGGTCAGTAGCATGTATTTCAGGACTTATAATTATGGCAGTTTTAACCTATTTAAATAATGAAAAAGGTGTTAAATGGCTTAAAGATTGGGCGTTGTCTATTGCAATGTTTGGTGGAATGATAATAGGAGCATTTTTTTAA
- a CDS encoding CsxC family protein — protein MPVCQTTVTDPKTLSLCNNTPVTPTTVAGPLVAKIPVVLAEVEVQIDTEATINFQEPFSEIKRITKDVYLTQCKIIPGTGVVQNGIPVTGKLFLAGFVRKNIQYVYADCVSTDVVSGAIRDISVDVPFQCVTEINYITPPVFTFSNVETSLEFTCTENTCQCEDTTLGRIPCEQVFNQTILFNEKPFCELISARIYEYDINREPAPINSNFPDRLEYDSLTEKMVIYLTLKVLQLQQVDLC, from the coding sequence ATGCCAGTATGTCAAACCACAGTAACAGACCCTAAAACATTGTCTCTATGCAATAATACCCCGGTAACTCCAACCACTGTAGCTGGACCATTAGTAGCTAAAATACCTGTAGTGTTGGCTGAAGTCGAGGTTCAAATAGATACAGAAGCTACCATAAACTTTCAAGAACCATTTTCTGAAATAAAAAGAATTACAAAAGATGTTTATTTAACTCAATGTAAAATAATACCTGGTACAGGAGTTGTTCAAAACGGTATTCCAGTTACAGGTAAATTATTCTTAGCAGGTTTCGTAAGAAAAAATATACAGTATGTATATGCTGATTGTGTAAGTACAGACGTAGTAAGTGGAGCTATTAGAGATATAAGTGTAGACGTGCCTTTCCAATGTGTTACAGAAATAAACTATATAACACCACCAGTATTTACGTTCTCTAATGTAGAAACTTCATTAGAATTCACATGTACTGAAAATACCTGTCAATGTGAAGATACGACTTTAGGAAGAATACCATGTGAACAAGTATTTAATCAAACAATACTATTCAATGAAAAACCTTTCTGTGAACTAATTAGTGCAAGAATATACGAATATGATATAAATAGGGAACCAGCACCAATAAATAGTAATTTCCCTGACAGATTAGAATATGATTCTTTAACAGAAAAAATGGTAATATATTTAACTTTAAAAGTTCTTCAACTTCAACAGGTTGACCTTTGTTAA
- a CDS encoding methyl-accepting chemotaxis protein has translation MLPLNTFIDVARDGEYGKGFSVVAEEIGKLAMQSASYV, from the coding sequence TTGCTTCCTTTAAATACATTTATAGATGTTGCAAGGGACGGAGAATATGGAAAAGGTTTTTCTGTGGTAGCAGAGGAAATCGGAAAACTAGCAATGCAATCAGCTTCTTATGTTTGA
- a CDS encoding ABC transporter ATP-binding protein, with protein sequence MIEIKNVSKIYKMGKEEVIALDNVSLKIESGEFVSIVGPSGSGKSTLMHLIGGLDTSTKGSIYVEGNDISKLKDKAMSKYRNEKIGFIFQAFNLENTQTALENVMMPLIFSGVGNSERKRRALKALDLVGLSDKVKHRPMEMSGGQRQRVSIARAIVNSPEIIFADEPTGNLDSKTGAAIMDLLKDLNSKGYTIIMVTHNNEQAIEAKRVIRIKDGKIQEVDKNEI encoded by the coding sequence ATGATCGAAATAAAAAATGTATCTAAAATTTACAAAATGGGTAAAGAAGAAGTTATAGCCTTAGATAATGTAAGTTTAAAAATAGAATCTGGTGAATTTGTTTCAATAGTAGGACCTTCTGGTTCTGGTAAATCTACTCTTATGCATCTAATAGGTGGACTTGATACCTCAACAAAAGGAAGTATTTATGTAGAAGGAAATGATATAAGTAAATTAAAAGACAAAGCTATGTCGAAATATAGAAATGAAAAAATCGGATTTATATTCCAAGCTTTTAACTTAGAAAATACTCAAACAGCCTTAGAAAATGTTATGATGCCACTAATTTTTTCAGGAGTTGGAAATAGTGAAAGAAAAAGAAGAGCATTAAAGGCACTGGATTTAGTTGGTCTTTCTGATAAAGTTAAACATAGACCTATGGAAATGTCTGGTGGACAAAGACAAAGGGTTAGTATTGCAAGAGCAATCGTAAATTCTCCTGAAATAATATTTGCAGACGAACCTACTGGTAACCTTGATTCAAAAACTGGAGCTGCAATAATGGATTTATTAAAAGATTTAAATTCTAAAGGCTACACTATAATAATGGTTACACATAACAATGAACAAGCAATAGAAGCAAAGAGAGTAATTAGAATCAAGGACGGTAAAATTCAGGAGGTCGATAAAAATGAAATTTAG
- a CDS encoding ABC transporter permease encodes MKFSDSIKLAFSNLKKRKGRTFLTALAVAIGTTLVVTMVGLGSTGEKYILDEMSKHSNIKKINVYPQKYQSFDEMMNESTDENTYYEELMEKRFKKIDNNTVDKMKNLKGVNEISASVFSKISEIKIGNKNLKKSLSILGYKDAKIFLSDEIKALELKNKDFKPIIAGRSLTKNDKDGMLISQKTLKEMGITDYKSVVGKNFTITSNQASNGMKLKPLNKAGKVIGVINEKIDVYSGKIVVPLETSLEFKSFEDLDAKSFENKGYNSINIFAKDEDSVKTVGKQLKTMGYQYESYEVISEQVKSVFAVLKGILSSLGIIVLFVAALGIINTMIMSIYERTKSIGIMKSIGASTTNIKNIFIVESGTIGFIGGLMGLLFSLMNSKIIEIAMSAFLKSKGSADIVIKFYMPNWLIWGSLVFAIVLAVLAGLYPSARAAKLNPIEALNSK; translated from the coding sequence ATGAAATTTAGTGATTCAATAAAACTTGCTTTTAGCAATCTAAAAAAACGAAAAGGAAGAACATTTTTAACAGCTTTAGCTGTAGCAATAGGTACTACACTAGTTGTAACTATGGTAGGATTAGGCTCAACAGGTGAAAAGTATATTTTAGATGAAATGAGTAAACATAGTAACATAAAAAAAATAAATGTATATCCTCAAAAATATCAAAGTTTCGACGAAATGATGAATGAATCTACTGATGAAAATACATACTATGAAGAACTTATGGAAAAAAGATTTAAAAAAATAGACAACAACACAGTAGATAAAATGAAAAATTTAAAAGGTGTAAATGAAATCTCTGCATCAGTTTTTAGTAAAATTTCAGAAATAAAAATTGGAAATAAAAATCTAAAAAAATCTTTATCAATTCTTGGATATAAGGATGCAAAAATATTTCTAAGTGATGAAATAAAAGCATTAGAATTAAAAAATAAAGATTTTAAACCTATAATCGCAGGTAGAAGCTTAACAAAAAATGATAAAGACGGCATGCTTATATCTCAAAAAACCTTAAAAGAAATGGGTATTACTGATTACAAATCAGTAGTTGGAAAAAATTTCACTATAACATCAAATCAAGCTAGTAATGGAATGAAGCTAAAACCATTAAATAAAGCAGGAAAAGTTATTGGAGTTATTAATGAAAAAATAGATGTATATAGTGGCAAAATTGTAGTACCCTTAGAAACATCATTAGAATTTAAAAGCTTTGAAGATTTAGACGCTAAATCTTTTGAAAATAAAGGCTACAATAGTATAAATATATTTGCAAAAGATGAAGACAGCGTAAAAACCGTAGGTAAACAACTTAAGACAATGGGTTACCAATATGAATCATATGAGGTAATCTCAGAACAAGTTAAAAGTGTATTTGCAGTACTAAAAGGTATACTTTCCTCTCTTGGAATAATAGTATTATTCGTTGCAGCTTTAGGAATCATAAACACAATGATTATGTCTATTTATGAAAGAACAAAATCTATTGGAATAATGAAATCCATAGGAGCATCTACAACTAACATAAAGAACATTTTTATCGTAGAATCCGGAACTATAGGATTTATAGGTGGCTTAATGGGATTATTGTTTAGTTTGATGAACAGCAAAATTATCGAAATTGCTATGAGTGCATTTTTAAAAAGTAAAGGTTCTGCAGATATTGTTATTAAATTTTATATGCCTAATTGGCTTATATGGGGTTCATTAGTATTCGCTATAGTATTAGCAGTATTAGCAGGTTTATACCCTTCTGCTAGAGCAGCAAAACTTAATCCAATAGAAGCTCTAAATTCCAAATAA
- a CDS encoding ABC transporter permease has product MKLGDSIKMSINDLKNRKIRTFLTCFSIGIGVMLIVVMGALGQGLQKWSQQKLNNMNDLKQVSVYPEDAKKRDKLIKENKYSKEAVFKKIDSTTINKIKKINGVDSIRVQFDSNITSTKFGDKVGKKVDIIGVDTNYTIFANSSINSIKNNKQNKNRNTKPIIAGKSLNSTDTTSVLVGERYLNKLGIKNNYEDIIGKEMELKIEIPQQSSFVKKVKIVGVINKLYSDSNSIITPINISSEIQEFISEEKNYLNNRGPSSLVIDAKTINDAKNIYNEVKKTGYSATSKIDTIEYMQKQSQILNVLLMIGGVIVLLVSSIGVINTMTMSVFEKTKSIGIMKALGGSKRNIKTLFIVQSGTIGFFGGILGVILALITSSTVNTLVLNIMKKKGVVDIETLFITPYWLILGSIVLAIFISTIAGIIPAAKASKLDPVESLSYE; this is encoded by the coding sequence TTGAAATTAGGCGATAGTATAAAAATGTCAATTAATGACCTTAAAAATAGAAAAATACGAACCTTCTTAACATGCTTTTCTATAGGTATAGGAGTAATGCTTATTGTGGTTATGGGTGCATTAGGTCAAGGTTTACAAAAATGGTCCCAACAAAAATTAAATAATATGAATGATTTAAAACAAGTTTCTGTATATCCAGAAGATGCAAAAAAAAGAGATAAATTAATTAAAGAAAATAAATATTCAAAGGAAGCAGTATTTAAAAAAATAGATTCTACTACTATTAATAAAATTAAAAAAATAAATGGTGTAGATTCTATACGCGTACAATTCGATTCCAATATTACTAGTACAAAATTTGGAGACAAAGTTGGTAAAAAAGTAGATATCATAGGCGTTGATACAAACTATACTATATTTGCTAATTCCTCAATAAATAGTATAAAAAATAATAAACAAAACAAAAATAGAAATACAAAGCCAATTATTGCAGGAAAATCATTAAATTCAACTGATACAACTTCAGTACTTGTTGGAGAGAGATATTTAAACAAGCTAGGTATAAAAAACAATTATGAAGACATTATAGGAAAGGAAATGGAATTAAAAATAGAAATTCCTCAGCAATCCTCTTTTGTAAAAAAGGTTAAAATTGTAGGGGTCATAAATAAACTTTACTCTGATTCTAACTCAATAATAACCCCTATAAATATATCCTCTGAGATACAAGAATTTATTTCAGAAGAAAAAAATTACTTAAATAATCGTGGACCTTCCTCATTAGTAATTGATGCTAAAACCATAAATGATGCTAAAAATATTTATAATGAAGTTAAAAAAACAGGTTATAGTGCAACTTCAAAGATAGATACCATTGAATATATGCAAAAACAATCTCAAATTTTAAATGTACTTCTTATGATAGGCGGTGTTATTGTATTACTAGTATCCTCCATTGGCGTCATTAATACTATGACTATGTCTGTTTTTGAAAAGACAAAATCTATTGGAATTATGAAAGCTTTAGGAGGCTCTAAAAGAAATATTAAAACTTTATTTATAGTACAATCTGGAACAATTGGTTTCTTTGGAGGAATACTTGGCGTTATTCTAGCATTAATCACATCTTCCACAGTAAACACCCTCGTACTTAACATAATGAAAAAGAAAGGTGTTGTTGATATAGAAACTCTTTTCATAACTCCATATTGGTTAATACTTGGTTCCATAGTACTTGCAATATTTATATCTACAATTGCTGGAATAATACCCGCTGCAAAAGCCTCAAAATTAGATCCAGTTGAATCATTAAGTTATGAATAA
- a CDS encoding bacteriohemerythrin: MIKWKEEYNIGIELIDNQHKKLFSIANEAYALLKNEFCMDKYDKIVSILVELKDYAIYHFNSEEEYMTKIGYNKFFSQKMEHEYFVNKIKEIDFDKIDINQDKYILDILNFIINWITNHIISKDKLIKEPSKKNL; this comes from the coding sequence ATGATTAAATGGAAAGAAGAATATAACATAGGTATTGAATTAATTGATAATCAACATAAAAAATTATTTAGCATAGCAAATGAAGCATATGCTCTTTTAAAAAATGAATTTTGCATGGATAAATATGATAAAATTGTATCTATATTAGTAGAACTAAAAGACTATGCCATATATCACTTTAATTCAGAAGAAGAATATATGACGAAAATAGGATATAACAAATTCTTTTCTCAAAAAATGGAACATGAGTATTTTGTAAATAAAATTAAAGAGATTGATTTCGACAAAATTGATATAAATCAAGATAAATACATACTTGATATATTAAATTTCATAATTAACTGGATAACCAATCACATTATTTCTAAGGATAAACTTATAAAGGAACCTTCTAAAAAAAATCTATAA
- the lysA gene encoding diaminopimelate decarboxylase: MKIFNGMSVIDNQLFIQGISCEKLVEKYGTPLYVMDENMIRRNCREFYNNFRVSQGNKVAYAGKAFLTIAMCQIINQEGLCLDVVSGGELYTAFKSGFPMSKVYFHGNNKTNEEIQMGIKYGVGTFVVDNLYEMEKINYIAKKYGVTQNVILRITPGIEAHTHDYIKTGQVDSKFGFTMMNNGTEDAVKKAIELSNVYLRGLHCHIGSQIFDLQPFEDEVEIMLNIIKGIKEQFNFEIEELDLGGGFGIYYTEGDEPKTIKEYCSTIINKAEITCDQLNIKKPVLVIEPGRSIAGNAGITLYTIGAIKDIPEIRKYVSVDGGMSDNIRPALYNAQYECVIANNVVGQDKETVTISGKCCESGDILLSNVQVPRAESGDILAVFSTGAYGYSMCSNYNKIPKAPVVLIKDRQDRIICKRQSYEELISNEI, from the coding sequence ATGAAAATTTTTAATGGAATGAGTGTTATTGATAACCAATTATTTATTCAAGGAATAAGTTGCGAAAAGTTAGTTGAGAAATATGGTACGCCACTTTATGTTATGGATGAAAATATGATTAGAAGAAATTGCAGAGAATTCTATAATAATTTTAGAGTTAGTCAAGGAAACAAAGTAGCATATGCAGGTAAAGCTTTTTTGACTATTGCTATGTGTCAGATAATTAATCAGGAAGGGCTTTGCCTTGATGTAGTATCTGGTGGAGAATTGTATACTGCATTTAAGAGTGGATTTCCTATGAGTAAGGTTTATTTTCATGGAAATAATAAAACTAATGAAGAAATACAAATGGGTATAAAATATGGTGTAGGGACATTTGTAGTAGATAATCTTTATGAAATGGAAAAAATAAATTATATAGCTAAAAAATATGGGGTAACTCAAAATGTTATTCTTAGAATAACACCTGGGATTGAAGCACATACCCATGATTATATAAAAACAGGGCAAGTTGATTCTAAATTTGGATTTACTATGATGAATAATGGTACAGAGGATGCTGTTAAAAAAGCAATAGAGCTGTCTAATGTGTATTTAAGGGGATTACATTGCCATATAGGATCGCAAATTTTTGATTTGCAGCCTTTTGAAGATGAAGTAGAAATAATGCTGAATATTATTAAAGGTATAAAAGAGCAATTCAATTTTGAGATAGAGGAATTGGATTTAGGAGGAGGGTTCGGAATATATTATACAGAAGGAGATGAACCTAAAACTATTAAAGAATACTGTAGTACAATTATAAATAAAGCAGAAATAACCTGTGACCAGTTAAATATAAAAAAGCCAGTGCTTGTGATAGAACCTGGCAGGAGTATAGCTGGTAATGCTGGAATTACTCTTTACACCATTGGAGCTATAAAAGACATACCAGAAATTAGAAAATATGTATCGGTGGATGGGGGTATGTCAGATAATATAAGACCAGCTCTTTATAATGCGCAATATGAATGTGTTATTGCAAATAATGTGGTTGGACAAGATAAGGAAACCGTAACTATATCAGGTAAATGCTGTGAATCTGGTGATATATTGTTAAGTAATGTCCAAGTACCTAGAGCAGAAAGTGGAGACATATTAGCTGTATTTTCTACTGGAGCTTATGGATATTCTATGTGTAGTAATTACAATAAAATACCGAAAGCTCCAGTGGTTCTTATAAAAGATAGGCAAGATAGAATTATATGCAAAAGACAATCCTATGAAGAATTGATTTCTAATGAAATATAA
- a CDS encoding transposase, which produces MPRGERIKEDDAIYHVMIRSISEVPLFKKDKDKDIYLEEMKKRQQMYKFKVYAYCMMTNHAHFMIDSNGADISKIMHGLNFKYAITFNKIHKRRGHLFQDRFKSKIVDTDRYLVVLSAYIHNNPLKIRGYEHQPEKYKYSSLKVYLGLEKDKTGLLDEEYVMKFFGSNVLNARENYMKFVYICDEERLKKEIEFEDQKTEYRSEKTVLIRDFDPDKIMEFVAEETGIKKVMLYVKNSRNTKVARALAALLMRCLCDFKCSDICKIFGNITQSRVSKLCSIGVELISTEDKYRNIIEKFIFQYQT; this is translated from the coding sequence ATGCCAAGAGGAGAAAGAATAAAAGAGGACGATGCTATATATCATGTAATGATAAGAAGTATAAGTGAAGTACCATTATTTAAGAAAGATAAAGATAAGGATATCTATTTAGAAGAAATGAAAAAAAGGCAACAAATGTATAAATTTAAGGTATATGCATACTGCATGATGACTAACCACGCTCATTTTATGATTGATTCTAATGGTGCGGACATATCAAAAATAATGCATGGTTTAAATTTTAAATACGCTATAACATTTAATAAAATTCACAAAAGACGTGGGCACTTATTTCAAGATAGATTTAAGAGCAAAATAGTGGATACAGACAGGTATTTAGTAGTTTTATCAGCATATATTCATAATAATCCATTGAAAATAAGGGGATATGAACATCAGCCAGAAAAATATAAGTATTCAAGTTTAAAAGTATATTTAGGTCTTGAGAAAGATAAAACAGGGCTTTTAGATGAAGAGTATGTAATGAAATTCTTTGGCTCAAATGTATTAAATGCAAGAGAAAATTACATGAAGTTTGTGTATATTTGTGATGAGGAAAGATTAAAGAAAGAAATAGAATTTGAAGACCAAAAGACAGAATACAGAAGTGAAAAAACAGTATTGATAAGGGATTTTGATCCTGATAAAATAATGGAATTTGTAGCAGAAGAAACAGGCATAAAAAAAGTAATGTTATATGTAAAAAACAGTAGAAATACTAAGGTTGCTAGGGCACTCGCTGCGCTTTTAATGAGGTGTCTTTGTGATTTTAAGTGTAGTGACATATGTAAGATATTTGGAAATATAACTCAATCAAGGGTGTCAAAGCTTTGTTCTATTGGAGTTGAGCTTATATCAACAGAAGATAAATATAGAAATATAATAGAGAAATTTATTTTCCAATACCAAACATAG